A single Syntrophorhabdales bacterium DNA region contains:
- a CDS encoding molybdopterin-dependent oxidoreductase, whose amino-acid sequence MSKLSRRQFLKAACVAGTSALVVGCTDMTTRLIPYVTAPEDIVPGEATWYATTCRECPAGCGLLAKNRDGHIIKVEGNPAHPVNTGKVCPRGQASVQGIYNPDRYPQPFTRNSRNKLTRASWKDAEQILVQKLIQLKQANKKGRIVFLTGLVTGSRKELIGRWSSALGGEHLMYEPIAYEVLRKANQVVFAKPLIPTYRIDQADFLLSFGANFLEYWISNVQFTRQFAQFHEPKPGGVKNIFVYVGPRLSMTAANADHWLGVPAGTESLVARALLGMAAKHARTGPGQEITPDLLQTHTGVSPERLRFIANELSKAKNPLILSEGATFQDPNAFQTAVAANMLQSNSPSRTTIDWGDPVSLSDVLYAAQMKELTDRMASGEIDVLAIDSANPIFHLPASWGFEKALQRVPLIVSFSSYPDETSSFAHIIMPTHTFLESWGNYSPRSSVNGVLQPVMGPMFATRSLEDILLSTGKQFSGNEAFPEKDAYDLVRKFWSKGGKGQAAADTDTLWEEYVQRGGVWTTSKDESSGAQAAAAGRGAAEFRFSALPEMPAEGSLKTCAFITYPTTQFFDGRMANRPFLEEMPDPMTMVPWEGWLEASPRTAELLGVKQGDMLTVQSSNGTLDGPVYIYPGLVDYAVAMPFGRGHSDSFGRYVADDKIGNPLRLISSQTDAAGGLVWSIAPVSLKKKGGFIGLARADGSGYQHQRRLARDISLNEFRNSTGEKPDIVMPLPEGWREDVDFYPKHHHGDYRWGMAVDLDRCIGCQACVVACYAENNVGIVGKKNFLKGREMSWIHIERYFEQDQPLVRFLPVLCQHCDEAPCESVCPVFAPNHSEEGINNQVYNRCLGTRFCNQNCPWKVRRFNWFTFHHDKPLNWQLNPDVTVREKGVMEKCSFCIQRISDARTKAISEHRLIRDLEFQPACAQTCPADVLVFGNLKDPNSRVSQLIRQARTYQLLGGLNTKPAVFYLKKIIHQV is encoded by the coding sequence ATGTCCAAACTCTCACGCCGTCAGTTTCTTAAAGCAGCTTGCGTCGCAGGAACAAGCGCGCTCGTCGTCGGCTGCACTGACATGACGACAAGGCTGATCCCCTACGTGACTGCACCTGAAGACATTGTTCCGGGAGAGGCCACGTGGTACGCGACCACGTGCCGCGAATGTCCTGCGGGCTGCGGCTTACTGGCGAAGAATCGTGATGGCCACATCATCAAAGTAGAAGGCAACCCCGCTCATCCGGTGAACACGGGCAAAGTATGTCCGCGCGGGCAGGCCTCTGTCCAGGGCATATATAATCCGGATCGCTATCCTCAACCCTTCACCAGAAACTCGCGCAACAAACTGACGCGTGCTTCGTGGAAAGATGCGGAGCAGATTCTCGTGCAAAAACTCATCCAGTTGAAACAGGCAAATAAGAAAGGTCGGATTGTTTTTCTTACCGGCCTTGTGACAGGAAGCCGAAAAGAACTGATCGGGCGATGGTCTTCGGCACTTGGCGGCGAGCACCTGATGTATGAGCCCATCGCCTACGAAGTGCTGCGTAAAGCAAATCAGGTTGTATTCGCTAAACCTCTCATCCCGACCTATCGTATTGATCAGGCCGATTTCCTCCTCTCCTTCGGCGCCAATTTTCTCGAATACTGGATCTCAAATGTGCAGTTCACCCGTCAATTCGCCCAGTTCCATGAACCAAAGCCCGGCGGCGTCAAAAATATCTTCGTGTACGTAGGTCCTCGTCTTTCAATGACAGCGGCGAACGCCGACCACTGGCTTGGCGTGCCAGCAGGCACGGAATCTCTCGTGGCGCGAGCACTGCTCGGCATGGCCGCAAAACATGCACGGACTGGGCCAGGTCAGGAGATAACGCCTGATCTTCTTCAGACGCACACAGGAGTGAGTCCCGAGCGGCTCAGATTCATAGCGAATGAGCTGAGCAAAGCAAAGAATCCGCTCATTCTTTCGGAAGGTGCAACTTTCCAGGACCCGAACGCGTTCCAGACAGCAGTGGCTGCCAATATGCTGCAGTCGAACTCACCGTCACGAACCACTATTGATTGGGGAGATCCCGTCTCGCTCAGTGACGTGCTCTATGCAGCGCAAATGAAGGAGCTTACCGACAGGATGGCAAGCGGCGAAATAGACGTTCTCGCCATCGATAGCGCGAACCCGATCTTCCATCTGCCTGCATCGTGGGGCTTTGAGAAGGCGCTTCAACGCGTCCCGCTCATCGTCTCTTTTTCCTCCTATCCGGATGAGACAAGTTCTTTTGCACATATCATCATGCCGACCCACACCTTCCTCGAAAGCTGGGGTAATTACAGTCCGCGTTCCAGCGTGAATGGCGTGCTGCAGCCGGTGATGGGCCCGATGTTTGCGACCAGGTCCCTTGAGGACATTCTCCTGTCAACAGGCAAACAGTTTTCGGGTAATGAAGCATTTCCGGAAAAAGACGCGTATGATCTGGTCCGGAAGTTCTGGAGCAAAGGCGGGAAGGGACAGGCAGCTGCCGATACTGACACCTTGTGGGAAGAGTACGTGCAGCGAGGAGGAGTATGGACAACCAGTAAGGATGAGTCCTCCGGTGCTCAAGCTGCAGCAGCCGGCCGCGGCGCAGCCGAATTCCGATTCTCTGCACTCCCTGAAATGCCTGCCGAAGGCTCTTTGAAAACGTGCGCTTTCATCACGTATCCGACAACCCAGTTCTTCGATGGCAGAATGGCCAACCGGCCGTTTTTGGAAGAAATGCCCGACCCTATGACAATGGTACCCTGGGAAGGGTGGCTCGAAGCCAGTCCGCGTACAGCCGAGTTGCTCGGCGTGAAGCAAGGCGATATGCTCACGGTGCAATCGAGCAATGGCACGCTTGACGGTCCTGTATATATCTATCCCGGGCTTGTCGATTACGCTGTCGCCATGCCTTTCGGCCGCGGGCACAGCGATTCGTTCGGCCGATATGTTGCCGACGATAAGATCGGCAACCCTTTGCGGTTGATCTCCTCTCAAACTGATGCTGCCGGCGGCCTGGTCTGGTCCATAGCTCCGGTTAGCCTGAAGAAGAAAGGCGGATTCATCGGCCTCGCCCGCGCTGACGGCAGCGGCTATCAGCACCAAAGGCGTCTCGCACGTGACATTTCATTGAATGAATTCAGAAATTCCACAGGCGAGAAGCCTGATATTGTGATGCCCCTTCCTGAAGGGTGGCGTGAAGATGTTGATTTTTATCCGAAGCATCATCATGGCGACTACCGCTGGGGTATGGCAGTAGATCTGGACCGCTGCATCGGGTGCCAGGCATGTGTCGTCGCCTGCTATGCTGAGAACAATGTGGGGATTGTCGGCAAGAAGAATTTTCTCAAAGGGCGTGAGATGTCATGGATCCACATCGAGCGCTACTTTGAGCAGGATCAGCCCTTGGTGCGCTTCCTTCCGGTGCTCTGTCAGCACTGCGATGAGGCGCCCTGCGAATCGGTCTGCCCTGTGTTCGCTCCCAACCACAGCGAGGAGGGAATCAACAATCAGGTGTATAACCGCTGCCTCGGAACACGGTTCTGTAACCAGAACTGCCCGTGGAAGGTGAGAAGGTTCAACTGGTTTACCTTTCATCATGATAAGCCTCTCAACTGGCAGCTTAATCCGGATGTGACAGTGCGGGAAAAAGGTGTGATGGAAAAGTGTTCCTTCTGTATCCAGCGGATCTCTGACGCGCGAACAAAAGCCATCAGCGAGCACCGTCTCATTCGCGATCTTGAATTTCAGCCGGCCTGCGCGCAGACGTGCCCTGCTGACGTTCTCGTATTCGGCAACCTGAAAGATCCGAATAGCCGCGTATCACAGTTGATCAGGCAGGCACGTACTTACCAACTGCTGGGCGGCCTCAACACGAAACCGGCAGTCTTTTATTTAAAGAAAATTATCCACCAGGTTTAA
- the nrfD gene encoding NrfD/PsrC family molybdoenzyme membrane anchor subunit: MAGVDPDTNVRFDQVNDEILRTLGPPPRSFWVIIGFLLIGVMLWPIPWGYQIATGMGSAGYRPSVMWILYIVNFVYWIAIGHSGTFISAILYLFRARFRTPISRATEAMTIFSVFIAAMFPFVHLGRVWIFYWILPYPNHRTIWPDFQSPLIFDLLAVSTYFTVSLVFWYSGLVPDIAAIRDRVRGLKRKIYGYFSLGWSGTDRQWHHYSTSILLMAGLATPLVISVHSVVSWDFALAIIPGYHSTIFPPYFVAGAIHQGIAMVLVLLVPLRKIFRVKNIITDRTLDLLAQTDLLFALVISYTYLTEHFMAEYSGNIFERQQFMFRMVGWYSPEYWIMTILNAIVPLVFFIRRCRYSPFWLMTVGVAVLIGMYLERFIIIIGSMSQDFLPYQWGFYWPGWLESCITFGSFCLFFLLFALFAKFLPSISIAEVKEALKPMRGKKEPTL, translated from the coding sequence ATGGCTGGCGTTGATCCGGATACGAATGTGCGATTTGACCAGGTGAATGACGAGATCCTGCGGACTCTCGGTCCGCCTCCTCGCAGCTTCTGGGTGATCATCGGGTTCCTATTAATCGGTGTTATGCTCTGGCCTATCCCGTGGGGCTACCAGATTGCGACAGGGATGGGCTCGGCCGGTTACCGTCCATCTGTCATGTGGATCCTTTACATCGTCAACTTTGTGTACTGGATCGCAATCGGCCACTCCGGGACATTTATCTCAGCGATCCTCTACCTCTTCCGCGCCCGTTTCCGCACCCCGATTTCGCGCGCTACTGAAGCCATGACGATCTTCTCGGTCTTCATTGCCGCCATGTTTCCCTTTGTTCATCTGGGCCGCGTTTGGATTTTCTACTGGATCCTGCCCTATCCGAACCACCGCACGATCTGGCCTGATTTTCAATCACCTCTGATTTTTGATCTCCTCGCGGTCTCCACCTATTTCACCGTCAGTCTCGTCTTCTGGTATTCGGGACTTGTGCCGGACATCGCCGCTATACGTGACCGCGTGCGCGGCTTAAAACGAAAAATCTACGGCTATTTTTCCCTGGGGTGGTCAGGTACCGACCGTCAGTGGCATCACTACAGTACGTCCATCCTGCTCATGGCAGGTCTGGCCACGCCGCTGGTCATTTCCGTCCACAGCGTTGTCTCCTGGGATTTTGCGCTTGCTATTATCCCCGGATATCACAGCACCATTTTCCCGCCCTACTTTGTGGCAGGCGCTATCCACCAGGGTATCGCGATGGTACTGGTGCTGCTCGTGCCGCTTCGAAAAATCTTTCGCGTGAAAAATATTATCACTGACCGTACGCTCGACCTGTTGGCACAGACCGATCTGCTTTTCGCTCTGGTCATCAGCTACACGTATTTAACTGAGCACTTCATGGCTGAGTACTCGGGCAACATCTTTGAGCGCCAGCAGTTTATGTTCCGCATGGTCGGCTGGTACTCTCCCGAGTACTGGATTATGACGATCCTGAACGCAATCGTGCCGCTCGTCTTCTTCATCAGGCGCTGCCGCTACAGCCCCTTCTGGCTCATGACTGTGGGCGTCGCGGTACTGATAGGCATGTACCTGGAGCGCTTCATCATTATCATCGGCTCAATGTCTCAGGACTTTCTGCCTTACCAATGGGGCTTTTATTGGCCCGGCTGGCTGGAGAGCTGTATCACATTCGGCTCCTTCTGTCTTTTCTTTCTGTTGTTTGCACTCTTTGCGAAATTTCTGCCATCGATCTCCATCGCCGAGGTGAAAGAGGCGCTCAAACCCATGCGCGGAAAAAAGGAACCAACGCTATGA
- a CDS encoding quinol:electron acceptor oxidoreductase subunit ActD, with the protein MRGESPDQRRLLAIYSYVDDVVGVIKTLRRKKIRIDGVFSPTRSREMQDALGKGWSNVAFFTLLGGLTGGVGLISLAVYAHLSFHLITWGKPIIPPVPWVIVCFEGTILFSVLFSFVAWVFLGRLPAPHLPAGYDEIFSGHKFGIMVPYSDGERQEIYRILADGQADEIRDVSASDPRKAVLVAENSRAGS; encoded by the coding sequence GTGAGAGGCGAATCACCTGACCAGCGCAGATTACTGGCGATTTACAGCTACGTGGACGATGTTGTGGGCGTCATCAAGACGTTGCGCCGGAAAAAGATCCGTATCGATGGGGTTTTCTCTCCAACCCGTTCCCGCGAGATGCAGGACGCCCTTGGCAAAGGTTGGAGCAACGTCGCATTCTTCACGTTGCTGGGCGGCCTTACCGGCGGTGTTGGTCTTATCTCGCTCGCTGTGTATGCCCACCTCAGTTTTCATCTGATCACGTGGGGCAAGCCGATCATTCCACCGGTACCCTGGGTAATTGTCTGTTTTGAAGGAACCATCTTATTTTCCGTCCTCTTCAGTTTTGTCGCGTGGGTCTTCCTGGGAAGACTCCCTGCGCCACACCTGCCGGCCGGCTACGATGAGATATTCTCGGGACACAAATTCGGCATTATGGTGCCTTACTCGGATGGAGAGCGGCAGGAGATTTATCGGATACTCGCTGATGGACAGGCTGACGAAATCCGTGACGTGAGCGCATCGGATCCACGCAAAGCAGTACTTGTAGCGGAGAACTCGCGTGCAGGCTCGTAA
- a CDS encoding cytochrome c3 family protein: MKSGRVWIAAGGLAFAFMLFFGYIYPKQMIGPVQPIYFSHRIHAGVKQINCRFCHPNVERSQDAGLPSVQKCFYCHEYIIPDHPQIRVEKQHLRTNTPVPWKRIFYTPDFVFFRHQPHVLWQKLDCSNCHGHVETQDRLQPVEFQMGFCITCHRKMTDPARLKEGPLLARLDCWLACHR; this comes from the coding sequence GTGAAGAGCGGGCGTGTCTGGATAGCGGCTGGAGGGCTTGCGTTCGCGTTCATGCTTTTCTTCGGCTATATTTATCCCAAACAAATGATCGGGCCCGTTCAGCCAATTTACTTCAGCCATCGCATACATGCGGGGGTGAAGCAGATCAACTGCAGGTTCTGCCATCCCAATGTCGAGCGTTCGCAAGACGCGGGGCTTCCATCGGTCCAGAAGTGTTTCTATTGCCATGAATACATCATTCCTGATCATCCGCAAATCCGGGTTGAAAAGCAGCACCTGAGGACAAACACCCCTGTTCCGTGGAAACGAATTTTTTACACGCCAGATTTTGTTTTTTTCAGGCATCAGCCGCATGTACTCTGGCAGAAGCTTGATTGCAGCAACTGTCACGGACACGTGGAGACGCAGGACCGGCTTCAACCGGTCGAGTTCCAGATGGGCTTTTGCATAACATGCCACAGGAAGATGACTGATCCGGCTCGGTTGAAAGAGGGGCCGCTTCTGGCGCGCCTGGATTGCTGGCTGGCATGCCACAGATGA
- a CDS encoding cbb3-type cytochrome c oxidase subunit I produces the protein MDRIDVTADEALGGNSDPSGRPSLRPGAPVGSDLLSPGTRGPDSFQRAQTAQPRVAGGERRSDGAASCEGNESIRLEADCHEVVKGFFLSSAIWFVIFASGGFILASWMIAPELFLYKNISWLVFSRVRPVHTNGMIFGFVGSALLGAMYYYIPHLTRTPLRSKALARLCLWLWNAAVVAGSITLLAGYSQSREYAEYIWPIDIGVLIVFALTFFNMLMTVRARNEKILYVSIWYALASLIFIFWIYFFGNAVWNPSTGAIKGGVPDGILAWFYGHGVVGLFLTPLAVGLAYYVIPIATRGPLFSHTLSLVGFWSLLIFYPHIGGHHLLQTPIPTWLKVVAVTGSIGMLIPVLVALSNLYLTCRGRFEAIHADIGAKWVFAGLVWYLIVCLQGPFQALPIVQRITHLTNWVIGHSHIAVLGFAGFIGVGGIYFLIPRVTGRPLYSRKLADIQYWFLLVGLAGFFFVLTMAGLIQGNAWLNGETVYRVLPELHPYFIFRLLFAMLILIGAFVGLYNIWMSLYRTTQKEDEEPPL, from the coding sequence ATGGACAGGATTGACGTAACAGCAGACGAAGCTCTCGGTGGCAATTCGGATCCAAGTGGCCGCCCCAGCCTTCGGCCGGGTGCCCCAGTCGGCAGCGATCTGCTTTCGCCGGGCACCCGTGGTCCGGACTCTTTCCAGCGGGCACAAACAGCCCAACCACGGGTGGCAGGAGGAGAACGACGCAGCGACGGCGCAGCATCCTGTGAGGGCAACGAAAGTATACGCTTGGAGGCGGATTGCCACGAGGTGGTGAAGGGGTTCTTTTTGTCATCCGCGATCTGGTTCGTCATCTTCGCGAGCGGCGGGTTTATACTGGCCTCGTGGATGATCGCTCCCGAGCTCTTCCTCTACAAGAACATTTCGTGGCTCGTATTCAGTCGCGTGCGGCCTGTCCATACGAATGGCATGATATTCGGCTTTGTCGGCTCGGCACTTTTGGGAGCCATGTACTACTATATCCCGCACCTCACGAGAACGCCTCTCCGCAGCAAGGCCCTTGCGAGGCTGTGCCTCTGGTTATGGAATGCGGCTGTTGTTGCAGGAAGCATTACGCTGCTTGCCGGCTACAGTCAAAGCAGGGAATATGCAGAATACATCTGGCCGATCGACATCGGCGTGCTTATCGTATTTGCGCTCACGTTTTTCAACATGTTGATGACAGTCAGGGCGCGCAACGAAAAGATACTCTATGTTTCCATCTGGTACGCGCTCGCATCTCTCATTTTCATCTTCTGGATCTATTTCTTCGGCAATGCAGTCTGGAATCCGAGTACCGGTGCAATCAAGGGGGGCGTACCCGATGGGATTCTAGCCTGGTTTTACGGCCATGGCGTGGTGGGCCTTTTCCTGACACCGCTTGCCGTGGGGCTAGCCTATTACGTGATACCGATCGCAACCCGGGGCCCTTTGTTCAGCCACACACTCTCGCTGGTTGGATTCTGGTCGCTCCTGATCTTCTATCCGCACATCGGGGGCCATCACCTGCTGCAGACCCCTATCCCTACATGGCTCAAAGTTGTTGCGGTGACAGGCTCCATCGGCATGCTCATACCGGTGCTCGTTGCGCTTTCAAACCTGTATCTGACATGCAGGGGCAGGTTTGAGGCTATCCACGCAGACATAGGCGCTAAATGGGTTTTTGCCGGTCTTGTCTGGTATCTGATTGTCTGCCTGCAGGGTCCGTTTCAGGCTCTTCCTATTGTACAGCGCATTACCCATCTCACAAACTGGGTAATCGGCCACTCTCACATCGCAGTGCTCGGCTTTGCAGGATTTATCGGAGTCGGGGGCATCTACTTCCTGATACCTCGCGTCACCGGACGCCCCTTGTACAGCAGGAAGCTCGCAGACATCCAGTACTGGTTCCTTCTGGTAGGCCTCGCCGGTTTCTTCTTCGTTCTCACCATGGCAGGCCTCATCCAGGGCAATGCGTGGCTTAACGGCGAGACCGTGTACCGAGTGTTGCCCGAGCTTCATCCCTACTTTATATTCCGTCTGCTCTTCGCGATGTTGATCCTCATCGGAGCCTTTGTCGGTCTGTACAACATTTGGATGAGCCTCTATCGCACAACGCAAAAAGAAGACGAGGAGCCGCCACTATGA
- a CDS encoding cbb3-type cytochrome c oxidase subunit II gives MRMNLGLLVIGGLVVFAAVLGIGVILPWITAVDQPSQIFRARTPLEEQGRLIYISNGCTFCHTQFVRSIDWDHGAQRIARAGDYIQDQPHLLGTERTGPDLSQEGGERPDDWHLAHFINPRFTRPESLMPSFEFLGMEKIKALIAYKQSLGSELADLRITRQRYWKKLAVAAYESGPDKNVDWLHAQVPEGWRKLANPYPTSQASLTRGKRIYESFCIGCHGPIGDGMGPAARYLYPPPLNFTILNSRGVTGGILYYQIMNGITGTGMMYFKKDLESEKIWDVGNYVAVTFIGESDAGKSPGIPAAYEVQQGVKP, from the coding sequence ATGAGAATGAACCTGGGTCTCCTCGTCATCGGCGGGCTGGTTGTCTTTGCGGCCGTCCTCGGTATCGGCGTCATTCTCCCATGGATCACTGCTGTAGATCAGCCCTCGCAGATCTTCCGCGCGAGAACTCCGCTTGAGGAGCAGGGCCGTCTCATTTACATCAGCAACGGGTGCACGTTTTGCCACACGCAATTCGTGCGTTCCATTGATTGGGATCATGGTGCGCAGCGGATTGCACGCGCCGGTGACTACATACAGGACCAGCCGCACCTCCTCGGTACAGAGCGTACAGGACCCGATCTGTCGCAGGAAGGCGGCGAGCGGCCTGATGATTGGCACCTCGCACATTTCATTAATCCTCGTTTTACGCGGCCTGAATCACTGATGCCTTCATTTGAATTTCTCGGCATGGAGAAGATTAAAGCATTGATAGCATACAAGCAGTCACTCGGGTCGGAGCTTGCGGATCTGCGCATCACACGCCAACGATACTGGAAAAAGCTGGCCGTGGCAGCATACGAATCAGGCCCTGATAAGAACGTCGACTGGCTTCACGCGCAGGTTCCTGAAGGCTGGCGAAAGCTCGCCAATCCCTATCCGACATCGCAGGCATCTCTTACCCGCGGGAAGCGAATTTACGAGAGCTTCTGCATTGGATGCCACGGCCCCATAGGTGACGGCATGGGACCGGCCGCGAGATACCTGTATCCGCCACCACTCAATTTTACTATTCTGAACAGCAGAGGGGTTACCGGCGGGATCCTCTATTATCAGATCATGAACGGAATAACAGGCACCGGGATGATGTATTTCAAGAAGGATCTCGAATCCGAAAAGATTTGGGATGTGGGCAATTACGTTGCGGTGACGTTCATCGGCGAATCGGATGCAGGGAAATCGCCCGGCATACCCGCAGCATACGAAGTGCAACAGGGAGTCAAGCCATGA
- a CDS encoding cytochrome c: MVRLLIVILLTTTLVTFVSCDYARMSDQESVRTWEDKMPDMPKNTIPVAGGYEVLAHTADPSTLKNQVPATQQTIERGRLAYSYFCIQCHGVELNGFGTVGQSFSPLPADLTSSDVLEQSDGELYYKIRIGYNRHPSLFDTISETDTWSVVNYMRAFKRGASKQ; encoded by the coding sequence ATGGTTCGATTGCTGATAGTAATTCTTTTAACGACAACGCTCGTTACCTTCGTCTCCTGCGACTATGCCCGCATGAGCGATCAGGAATCGGTCCGAACATGGGAAGACAAGATGCCGGATATGCCTAAGAACACCATACCGGTGGCGGGTGGCTACGAGGTCCTCGCGCATACGGCAGATCCTTCAACTCTGAAGAATCAGGTACCGGCGACGCAACAAACGATCGAACGCGGAAGATTGGCATACAGCTATTTCTGTATTCAGTGTCACGGCGTGGAACTGAACGGCTTTGGGACCGTCGGGCAGAGCTTCTCTCCATTGCCCGCCGATCTCACGTCGAGCGACGTCCTGGAACAATCAGATGGGGAACTGTACTACAAGATCAGGATAGGTTACAATCGGCATCCCTCACTCTTCGACACCATTTCGGAAACAGATACGTGGTCAGTCGTGAACTACATGCGTGCTTTTAAGAGAGGAGCATCCAAACAATAA
- a CDS encoding sulfite exporter TauE/SafE family protein — translation MVDTINVLGPLIVGFLGSFHCLGMCGPLVLAYSVNFSASARESNEWKSGITHHLAFHCGRLLSYGFLGALAAGMVYGAGLVPFFGSFRNIVSVTAGALMLLLGLAVMRLVPLRLSAPAPSSRGTGALVHRLISSARPASKWLLGMGAGFMPCMLPWAMLIKAASTGDMLKGFFIMVLFGLGTVPALLLIGVSASMLSVRTRLFGEHLAGLSIVAMGAILLWKGAKHFIS, via the coding sequence ATGGTCGATACAATCAATGTACTGGGACCCCTGATCGTCGGTTTTCTCGGCAGTTTCCATTGCCTGGGGATGTGCGGGCCGCTGGTGCTGGCCTATTCAGTCAATTTCTCAGCATCGGCTCGCGAATCAAACGAATGGAAAAGTGGCATCACGCACCATCTCGCTTTCCATTGCGGAAGACTGCTGAGCTATGGATTCCTCGGCGCTCTCGCAGCGGGCATGGTTTACGGCGCCGGGCTTGTTCCTTTCTTTGGCAGCTTCAGAAATATCGTCAGTGTGACCGCTGGAGCTCTCATGCTGCTTTTGGGTCTTGCCGTTATGCGTCTTGTTCCGCTTCGCCTGTCTGCCCCGGCTCCTTCCAGCCGCGGTACCGGCGCTTTAGTGCATCGCCTTATATCGTCCGCACGGCCCGCCTCAAAATGGCTCCTCGGGATGGGAGCCGGCTTCATGCCCTGCATGCTGCCGTGGGCCATGCTTATCAAAGCTGCATCCACCGGCGATATGCTGAAAGGCTTTTTCATTATGGTACTCTTTGGATTGGGAACGGTTCCGGCCCTTCTGCTTATAGGTGTATCAGCATCGATGCTCTCTGTGCGCACCAGACTTTTCGGTGAACATCTGGCCGGTCTTTCAATAGTGGCCATGGGCGCTATCCTGCTTTGGAAAGGGGCGAAACATTTTATCAGCTAG